One genomic segment of Mycolicibacterium gilvum includes these proteins:
- a CDS encoding DUF2933 domain-containing protein produces MKRKYIPWYGGALVAAAIAAVAVGVPASTVLLLLVVLACPVMMMLMMGGMGGGHNNHGHGTTGTGDQRDSAGRS; encoded by the coding sequence ATGAAGCGTAAATACATACCCTGGTACGGGGGAGCCCTCGTCGCGGCCGCAATCGCTGCAGTAGCCGTTGGTGTGCCGGCATCGACGGTTCTGCTGTTGCTGGTCGTGCTTGCCTGCCCTGTGATGATGATGCTCATGATGGGCGGAATGGGCGGAGGCCACAACAACCATGGCCACGGCACCACCGGGACCGGCGACCAGCGCGACTCAGCTGGCCGGTCGTAG
- a CDS encoding amidohydrolase, with protein sequence MADVILTAKTIITMNGDAPRAEAVAVSGDTIVAVGSVEHCRTALPGAEIVDTGAAALAPGFVEPHSHPLISGIATQAPARSIAPWDCPSWADVLDVFAETLATSDTDTPLLFAGFDALLHGHPKPDAAELDEIFGDRVALVTDNSGHGVYFNSALIRSYGWDTNPPADPVASHFGRNPDGSLDGQGFELPVVTAVTGPLMATLGNPLVAAALYYAVMARGGYTSTSDMTYDPKFAAGYEALAAAPSCPLRVSMWEVSTSDTYSEAVTFAAGEASLTKTGVKLWTDGSPWVGNIAISFPYLDSEATRTAGIDPATAGGAHSMNYSREQLDAILDKAAPAGWQMAFHANGDLALDLALDAYEDALTRHDLLGTDHRWRLEHCGAGTREHFDRAARLGVHVSLAPFQYYYWGDLLDGAIFDHEHGSRWAAFGDAVASGACVSLHNDGSVSPPTPVVSIATTVTRRTRGGGVHRPDQAITLDQAWRAQTIDAARTLRREHLIGSIEAGKLADFVELSADPWAVAPESLIESLQVQGTWVGGRRVDLDEFLTAVGGADAAEHAHLGQRTTKGCC encoded by the coding sequence ATGGCGGACGTGATCCTGACAGCGAAGACCATCATCACGATGAACGGCGACGCACCGCGCGCCGAGGCGGTGGCGGTCTCCGGCGACACGATCGTCGCGGTGGGCAGTGTCGAGCACTGCCGCACGGCATTGCCCGGCGCCGAGATCGTGGACACCGGCGCGGCCGCACTGGCGCCGGGTTTCGTTGAGCCGCACAGCCATCCACTGATCAGCGGAATCGCCACCCAGGCACCGGCACGCTCGATCGCGCCGTGGGACTGCCCGTCGTGGGCCGACGTACTGGACGTGTTCGCCGAGACGCTGGCCACCAGCGATACGGACACGCCACTGCTGTTCGCGGGTTTCGACGCGCTGCTGCACGGTCATCCGAAGCCGGACGCCGCCGAGCTCGACGAGATCTTCGGCGACCGCGTCGCGCTGGTCACCGACAACTCCGGCCACGGCGTGTACTTCAACTCGGCGCTGATCCGCAGCTACGGGTGGGACACCAACCCGCCGGCCGACCCTGTCGCGTCCCATTTCGGCCGTAACCCGGACGGGTCGCTCGACGGGCAGGGTTTCGAGTTGCCGGTGGTCACCGCGGTGACGGGCCCGCTGATGGCCACGCTGGGCAATCCGCTCGTCGCTGCCGCGCTCTACTACGCGGTGATGGCGCGCGGCGGCTACACCTCGACCTCGGACATGACCTACGACCCGAAGTTCGCCGCGGGATACGAGGCGCTGGCCGCCGCCCCGTCGTGCCCGCTGCGGGTCAGCATGTGGGAGGTCTCGACCAGCGACACCTATTCGGAGGCAGTGACTTTCGCCGCAGGTGAGGCGTCGCTGACGAAGACCGGGGTGAAGCTGTGGACCGACGGCTCGCCGTGGGTCGGCAACATCGCGATCTCGTTCCCGTACCTCGACAGCGAGGCCACCAGAACCGCCGGGATCGACCCCGCCACCGCGGGGGGCGCACACTCGATGAACTACAGCCGCGAACAGCTCGACGCGATCCTGGACAAGGCGGCGCCGGCCGGATGGCAGATGGCGTTCCACGCCAACGGCGATCTGGCGCTCGACCTGGCGCTGGATGCGTACGAGGACGCGTTGACACGTCACGACCTGCTCGGCACCGATCACCGCTGGCGGCTGGAGCACTGCGGGGCAGGCACCCGCGAGCATTTCGACCGGGCCGCCCGGCTCGGCGTCCACGTGTCGCTGGCGCCGTTCCAGTACTACTACTGGGGCGACCTACTCGACGGCGCGATCTTCGACCACGAGCACGGATCCCGGTGGGCGGCGTTCGGCGACGCCGTCGCCTCGGGGGCGTGCGTATCGCTGCACAACGACGGTTCCGTGTCACCGCCGACGCCGGTGGTCAGCATCGCGACCACAGTCACCCGGCGCACCCGCGGCGGAGGCGTGCACCGGCCGGACCAGGCCATCACTCTGGACCAGGCGTGGCGGGCGCAGACCATCGACGCCGCGCGGACCCTGCGCCGCGAACACCTGATCGGTTCGATCGAAGCCGGCAAGCTGGCCGACTTCGTCGAGCTCAGCGCCGATCCGTGGGCCGTCGCGCCTGAATCGCTGATCGAGTCGCTGCAGGTGCAGGGCACCTGGGTCGGCGGCCGGCGCGTCGATCTCGACGAGTTTCTCACCGCGGTCGGCGGAGCCGACGCCGCCGAGCACGCGCACCTGGGGCAACGGACGACCAAGGGTTGCTGCTGA
- a CDS encoding SOUL family heme-binding protein, which translates to MLSKITDTAGQVAEGLGALVGVRTGTEEPMFVREALIGSGSAQIEIRRYGPRIAAQTTVAAEEEAARNAGFRRLANYIFGGNRRQTKIAMTAPVAQQSEKIAMTAPVTQTRGADGNSVIRFFMPSKWSMELLPQPDDERVELVEVPGETYAVLRFSGDRSPATVAAKTEELLDALRGSDFHPASDTMAWFYDPPWTLPFRRRNEVVVAVSTD; encoded by the coding sequence ATGCTTTCGAAGATCACCGACACCGCGGGACAGGTAGCTGAAGGACTCGGGGCGCTGGTGGGTGTCCGCACCGGAACCGAGGAGCCGATGTTCGTGCGCGAGGCGCTGATCGGTTCGGGCAGCGCACAGATCGAGATCCGCCGGTACGGACCCCGCATCGCCGCGCAGACGACCGTCGCCGCCGAGGAGGAGGCGGCCCGCAACGCCGGATTCCGCAGACTCGCCAACTACATTTTCGGCGGTAACCGCCGGCAGACGAAGATCGCGATGACCGCGCCGGTGGCCCAGCAGAGCGAGAAGATCGCGATGACCGCACCCGTCACGCAAACCCGGGGCGCCGACGGCAACTCGGTGATCCGGTTCTTCATGCCGTCGAAGTGGTCGATGGAGCTGCTGCCGCAACCCGACGACGAACGCGTCGAACTCGTGGAGGTGCCGGGTGAGACCTACGCGGTACTGCGCTTCAGCGGCGATCGCAGCCCCGCGACGGTGGCGGCCAAGACCGAGGAGCTCCTCGATGCTCTGCGGGGCAGCGACTTCCACCCCGCAAGTGACACGATGGCGTGGTTCTACGACCCGCCTTGGACGCTGCCTTTCCGGCGTCGCAACGAAGTCGTGGTCGCCGTCTCGACAGACTGA
- a CDS encoding IS1380 family transposase, which produces MKNIAAASPVKVSADGHGVVSHAGMGMLRELADRTGLSAQVTAALADTYRGPWVYAPGEVFADLAAAVADGADCIDAVGQLCGDREHVLGAKASTTTMWRLIDERIDAAHLPGVRAARAAARAAAWAVGAAPTTGGWLHIDIDATLVIDHSDNKAGAAPTWKKTFGLHPLLAFLDRPDIAGGEALAGLLRNGNAGSNTASDHIIVLHQALASLPAAWRPNPDDPDNPEAPKVLVRCDTAGSTHKFAAACRAAGAGFSFGYPVDTRVQDAVDTLNLGDCWYPAIDTDGGIRDGAWVAEATDLVNLASWPEGTRLILRKERPHPGAQLRFTDADGMRVTAFITDTPPGVVPGQVAGLELRHRQHARVEDRIRELKATGLRNLPCHSFWANAAWLEIVLAAADLVTWTRLIGFASDRALARVEITTFRYRVLHVAARITRGARQLRLRIDATWRWAAAIAAAWHRVRTAFG; this is translated from the coding sequence GTGAAGAATATCGCGGCGGCATCGCCGGTGAAAGTTTCCGCCGACGGCCATGGCGTTGTGTCGCATGCCGGGATGGGCATGCTGCGTGAGCTTGCCGACCGGACCGGCTTATCGGCGCAGGTCACGGCCGCGTTGGCCGACACCTACCGCGGCCCGTGGGTGTATGCGCCTGGGGAGGTGTTCGCTGATCTGGCGGCCGCGGTCGCCGACGGCGCGGACTGCATCGACGCGGTCGGTCAGCTGTGCGGTGACCGGGAGCACGTCCTGGGGGCCAAGGCCTCAACGACCACCATGTGGCGGCTGATCGATGAGCGGATCGATGCCGCGCATCTACCCGGGGTGCGCGCAGCCCGAGCCGCGGCGCGGGCAGCGGCCTGGGCTGTCGGAGCCGCCCCCACCACCGGCGGCTGGCTGCATATCGACATCGATGCCACGCTGGTGATCGATCACTCCGACAACAAGGCCGGGGCTGCGCCGACCTGGAAGAAAACGTTCGGGCTGCACCCGCTGCTGGCGTTTCTGGACCGCCCCGACATCGCCGGCGGCGAAGCCCTGGCCGGGTTGCTGCGCAACGGTAACGCCGGCTCCAACACCGCCTCCGACCACATCATCGTCCTGCACCAGGCTTTGGCATCGCTGCCAGCGGCGTGGCGGCCCAACCCCGACGATCCCGACAACCCCGAGGCCCCGAAGGTGTTGGTGCGCTGCGATACCGCCGGATCCACCCACAAATTCGCCGCAGCGTGCCGGGCCGCCGGGGCCGGGTTCTCCTTCGGGTACCCCGTCGATACCCGCGTCCAGGACGCCGTGGACACCCTCAACCTCGGCGATTGCTGGTATCCAGCGATCGACACCGACGGCGGGATCCGCGACGGCGCGTGGGTCGCTGAAGCCACCGACCTGGTCAACCTGGCCTCCTGGCCCGAAGGGACCCGGCTGATCCTGCGTAAAGAACGCCCCCACCCCGGCGCGCAGTTGCGGTTCACCGACGCCGACGGCATGCGGGTCACCGCGTTCATCACCGACACACCACCGGGTGTCGTACCCGGTCAGGTCGCCGGTCTGGAACTACGGCACCGCCAGCACGCCCGCGTCGAGGACCGTATCCGCGAACTCAAAGCCACCGGGCTGCGTAACCTGCCCTGCCACTCCTTCTGGGCCAATGCTGCCTGGCTCGAAATCGTCCTGGCCGCCGCTGACCTGGTCACCTGGACCCGCCTCATCGGGTTCGCCAGCGATCGCGCTCTGGCCCGCGTCGAGATCACCACGTTCCGCTACCGGGTCCTGCACGTGGCCGCCCGTATCACCCGCGGCGCCCGCCAACTGCGGCTACGCATCGATGCCACCTGGCGCTGGGCGGCGGCGATCGCCGCCGCCTGGCACCGCGTCCGCACCGCCTTCGGATAA
- a CDS encoding tyrosine-type recombinase/integrase, whose amino-acid sequence MTIQHQLRLQAGTDVAWVLSGPGCGKYALVNEYLRYLADRNYSPRTLRAYGYDLLAFCRWLGSVDVELSSVTTETVLDFMRHCRQTPIAGRPTNVVSMTGTRLDRYSSTTINHRLAALTGLFTFRELRDPGLRTPIPSGREARRVSAEERNGLLGHLVRPKRRSALRLREPRRLPRALNRRETAELLSSLRTWRDRALAGLMLLSGLRSGELLTLDVTDVDIGARWVKVMGKGAKERRVPLDVEVAGLIQTYLLVERPESDSNRLFLVAKGPHRGQPLTAAGLRTIFRYHRIKSGVLAGHPHALRHTFGTAMAEAGVDLAVMQALLGHAHIDTTARYIHLAPTHVKAEYDAARTRLRSHT is encoded by the coding sequence ATGACGATTCAGCATCAGCTGCGTCTGCAAGCAGGCACCGATGTCGCCTGGGTGTTGTCCGGTCCGGGTTGCGGGAAGTATGCGTTGGTCAACGAATACCTCAGGTATCTGGCCGACCGGAATTACTCTCCTCGCACGCTGCGGGCCTACGGCTATGACCTGTTGGCATTCTGCCGGTGGCTCGGCAGCGTCGACGTCGAGTTGAGTTCAGTGACCACCGAGACCGTGCTCGACTTCATGCGGCACTGCAGGCAGACTCCGATCGCGGGACGCCCCACCAACGTGGTGTCGATGACCGGCACGCGTCTCGACCGTTACTCGTCGACCACCATCAATCACCGGCTTGCCGCGTTGACGGGGCTGTTCACCTTCCGGGAGCTGCGTGACCCCGGACTGCGTACCCCAATCCCCAGCGGCCGCGAAGCGCGGCGGGTCAGCGCCGAGGAACGCAACGGCCTGCTCGGACATCTGGTGAGGCCGAAACGCCGATCGGCGCTGCGCCTGCGTGAACCGCGGCGGCTTCCGCGGGCTTTGAATCGCCGCGAGACCGCCGAGCTGTTATCGAGCCTGCGAACCTGGCGTGACCGAGCGCTGGCCGGGCTGATGTTGTTGTCCGGGTTGAGATCCGGGGAACTGCTCACCCTCGACGTGACTGACGTCGATATCGGAGCCCGCTGGGTGAAGGTGATGGGCAAAGGCGCCAAGGAACGCCGCGTGCCCCTCGATGTGGAGGTCGCAGGGCTGATCCAAACGTATCTTCTCGTCGAGCGACCCGAATCGGACAGCAACCGCCTTTTCCTGGTCGCCAAAGGCCCCCACCGGGGTCAGCCGTTGACCGCGGCCGGACTGCGCACCATCTTCCGGTATCACCGGATCAAGTCCGGAGTGCTCGCCGGTCACCCGCATGCGTTACGTCATACCTTCGGCACCGCGATGGCCGAGGCCGGTGTGGATCTAGCGGTGATGCAGGCACTGCTCGGACACGCCCACATCGACACCACAGCCCGCTACATCCATCTGGCACCCACCCATGTCAAGGCGGAATACGATGCTGCCCGAACACGATTACGCTCCCACACCTGA
- a CDS encoding PAS domain S-box protein translates to MRRLSTSAVVLLTFPPVFALSIVAGRATRLGGSEVALVWPAAAVAVMWLLAVHPCSLRQRAIHVTLLGILAYGVNVATGATVSLSAWFVLVNVVLAVVTVGLLHYGRSDAVLRDPADLARLVVAVATGTMCAAVLATLYLTPVTGAPAWATFALFTARNGASALVGVAVWLCLRDVPWKRPRVRPAMLVEGLVVGTIVVSVFAWSFWLNTGTPMTFMVLLPTTWVALRYSTPVSTLFVVAAANWIIFATLSDRGPLLASDLQVRALLAQGMVFSLTVIVLALALYRDSRVRLIAELEASRDQADQDSELLGAVLDSIHDGVILVDPADRVVLRNARADDSGLVDEVVAAARTAGHGGADAPEPAVPHDVIVSVEDSRTLELTTTPLPRQPQFDVMAFRDVTEVRRNARELREARDLFAGVLQAASEQAIIGTDQDGLITVFNQGAERLLGWTAEEMIGRPVTDVHDLGEMIVRADELGVPPGFEAFIANVTPDDAEIREWTYVRRDGSHADVSLAISQMSDPDGSRVGYIGVATDITERKKAERALAESEERFRSAFDTAPMGMFMFTVTPGDAGRITRCNQALADFLGRSTSEVPGMSVTDLGTNENADGTEGLARLLALTDGEPVSAEVRFRRWDGDTMWGAVSASVVAAAGADPYGICLVEDITSRKRAEAELQHLALHDPLTGLANRALLVDRVEQAIADIGRHAPACVGLLYLDLDGFKPVNDTWGHAAGDEVLNAVARRIENSIRPGDTAARLGGDEFAVLCPVIKDSEALHGIAERIRREVRRPLRLRAGRTYDRLSASIGAATSGGNSNAESLIAHTDRLMYRAKRNGKDRVADDLVPVEG, encoded by the coding sequence TTGCGCCGACTCTCGACCTCCGCGGTCGTCCTCCTGACGTTTCCCCCGGTATTCGCCCTGTCGATCGTCGCGGGACGCGCCACCCGCTTGGGCGGCAGCGAGGTGGCGTTGGTGTGGCCGGCGGCCGCCGTGGCGGTCATGTGGTTGCTCGCCGTGCACCCCTGCTCGCTGCGTCAGCGTGCGATTCACGTGACGTTGCTCGGCATCCTGGCCTACGGCGTGAATGTCGCCACGGGCGCCACCGTGTCGCTCAGCGCGTGGTTCGTGCTGGTCAATGTGGTGTTGGCGGTGGTGACGGTCGGCCTTCTGCATTACGGCCGCAGCGACGCCGTCCTTCGAGACCCGGCCGACCTGGCCCGCCTCGTCGTCGCGGTGGCCACCGGAACGATGTGCGCCGCCGTACTGGCCACCCTGTACCTGACACCGGTCACGGGTGCGCCGGCATGGGCGACGTTCGCGCTCTTCACGGCGCGTAACGGGGCGTCCGCGCTGGTCGGCGTGGCGGTGTGGCTGTGCCTTCGTGACGTGCCGTGGAAGCGTCCGCGCGTCAGACCGGCGATGCTCGTGGAGGGACTGGTCGTCGGGACGATCGTCGTGTCCGTCTTCGCGTGGAGCTTCTGGCTGAACACCGGGACACCGATGACGTTCATGGTCCTGTTGCCGACGACCTGGGTGGCCTTGCGCTACAGCACCCCGGTGAGCACGCTGTTCGTGGTCGCCGCCGCCAACTGGATCATCTTCGCCACGCTGTCGGACAGGGGCCCGCTGCTGGCTTCGGACCTGCAGGTGCGGGCGCTGCTGGCGCAGGGCATGGTCTTCAGCCTCACGGTGATCGTGTTGGCGCTGGCGCTGTACCGCGACTCGCGCGTGCGGCTGATCGCCGAACTCGAAGCGTCGAGGGATCAGGCCGACCAGGACTCCGAACTCCTCGGCGCCGTGCTCGACAGCATCCACGACGGTGTGATCCTGGTCGACCCGGCCGATCGCGTCGTCCTGCGCAACGCCCGCGCCGACGACTCAGGGCTTGTCGACGAGGTCGTCGCAGCAGCTCGCACGGCCGGCCATGGCGGTGCGGATGCTCCGGAACCGGCAGTGCCCCACGACGTCATCGTCTCCGTCGAGGACTCGAGGACACTGGAACTGACCACCACCCCGCTTCCCCGCCAGCCCCAGTTCGACGTGATGGCGTTCCGGGACGTCACCGAGGTCCGCAGGAACGCCCGCGAGCTGCGCGAAGCCCGGGATCTGTTCGCCGGGGTCCTGCAGGCGGCCTCCGAGCAGGCCATCATCGGAACCGATCAGGACGGTCTCATCACGGTGTTCAACCAGGGGGCGGAACGCCTCCTGGGGTGGACCGCGGAGGAGATGATCGGCCGTCCCGTGACCGACGTCCACGACCTCGGGGAAATGATCGTCCGCGCCGACGAACTCGGTGTACCGCCAGGTTTCGAAGCCTTCATCGCCAACGTCACCCCCGACGACGCCGAGATCCGCGAGTGGACGTACGTCCGCCGCGACGGGAGCCACGCAGACGTCAGCCTGGCGATCTCTCAGATGTCCGATCCGGATGGCTCCCGCGTCGGCTACATCGGAGTCGCCACCGACATCACCGAACGCAAGAAAGCCGAGCGCGCGCTCGCCGAAAGCGAGGAACGCTTCCGGTCGGCCTTCGACACCGCCCCGATGGGAATGTTCATGTTCACCGTCACCCCGGGCGACGCCGGACGCATCACGCGGTGCAATCAGGCCCTCGCCGACTTCCTCGGCCGATCGACGTCGGAGGTTCCCGGGATGTCGGTGACCGACCTCGGTACGAACGAAAATGCCGATGGCACAGAGGGACTCGCCAGGCTCCTCGCGCTGACCGACGGAGAACCGGTGAGTGCGGAGGTGCGGTTCCGGCGGTGGGACGGTGACACGATGTGGGGTGCGGTGTCGGCCTCGGTCGTCGCCGCAGCCGGCGCCGACCCGTACGGGATCTGCCTGGTCGAGGACATCACCAGCCGCAAACGTGCCGAAGCCGAACTGCAGCATCTGGCCCTGCACGATCCGTTGACAGGACTGGCCAATCGCGCGCTGCTGGTGGACCGCGTCGAGCAGGCCATCGCCGACATCGGCCGTCACGCTCCCGCATGCGTCGGACTGCTGTATCTGGACCTCGACGGGTTCAAGCCCGTCAACGACACGTGGGGTCACGCCGCCGGCGACGAGGTCCTCAACGCAGTCGCACGGCGGATCGAGAACTCGATCAGGCCGGGAGATACCGCAGCCCGACTGGGTGGCGACGAATTCGCGGTGCTGTGTCCGGTGATCAAAGACAGCGAGGCCCTGCACGGCATCGCCGAACGCATCCGGCGGGAAGTCCGCCGGCCGCTGCGACTGCGCGCGGGACGCACCTACGATCGGCTGTCCGCGAGTATCGGCGCGGCCACGTCAGGCGGGAACAGCAACGCGGAATCGTTGATCGCCCACACGGACCGGTTGATGTACCGAGCGAAACGGAACGGCAAAGACCGCGTCGCCGACGATCTGGTCCCCGTCGAGGGCTGA
- a CDS encoding IS256 family transposase, with product MTTAHNIDLPTVLAERLTTAHPDVLRELLATFIHTLMGAEADALCGAGYGERSTERTNSRNGYRHRQFDTRAGSLDLAIPKLRHGSYFPDWLLERRKRAERALTTVVATCYLLGVSTRRMDKLVETLGITSLSKSQVSVMAKELDAAVEAFRTRPLDAGPYTFVAADALVLKVREGGRVVNVHALIAVGVNAEGHREILGIDVSTAEDGAGWLTFWRSLTARGLSGVKLVTSDAHAGLVAAIGATLPGAAWQRCRTHYTTNLMAVTPKSSWPWVRTLLHSVFDQPDAESVAAQYDRIIEALADKLPKVADHLEEARADLLAFTAFPKQIWRQIWSNNPQERLNKEIRRRTDVVGIFPDRNALIRLVGAVLAEQHDEWAESRRYLGLDVLSKSRTVNDTPTEQEATPAALTA from the coding sequence ATGACCACTGCCCACAATATCGACCTGCCCACCGTGCTGGCCGAACGACTCACCACCGCCCATCCCGACGTGCTGCGCGAGCTGCTCGCCACATTCATCCACACCCTGATGGGCGCTGAGGCCGACGCCCTGTGCGGCGCCGGATACGGCGAACGCAGCACCGAGCGCACCAACTCCCGCAACGGCTACCGGCACCGCCAATTCGACACCCGCGCAGGCTCATTGGATCTCGCGATCCCGAAGCTGCGCCACGGCTCCTACTTCCCGGACTGGCTGCTGGAACGCCGCAAACGCGCCGAACGGGCTCTGACCACGGTAGTCGCGACCTGCTACCTGCTGGGGGTCTCGACGCGGCGGATGGACAAGCTGGTGGAGACCCTGGGGATCACGTCGCTGTCGAAGTCCCAGGTCAGCGTGATGGCTAAGGAACTCGACGCCGCCGTCGAAGCCTTCCGCACCCGGCCCTTGGACGCCGGCCCGTACACGTTCGTGGCCGCCGACGCCCTGGTGCTCAAGGTCCGCGAGGGCGGGCGGGTGGTCAACGTGCACGCCCTGATCGCGGTCGGGGTCAACGCCGAGGGCCATCGCGAAATCCTGGGTATTGACGTCAGTACCGCCGAGGACGGAGCGGGCTGGTTGACGTTCTGGCGGTCGCTGACCGCCCGCGGCCTGTCCGGGGTCAAATTGGTCACCAGCGACGCCCATGCCGGGCTGGTAGCGGCCATTGGGGCGACGCTGCCCGGGGCGGCCTGGCAGCGGTGCAGAACGCATTACACGACCAACCTGATGGCCGTCACTCCCAAGTCGTCGTGGCCGTGGGTCCGGACATTGTTGCATTCGGTGTTCGATCAACCAGACGCTGAATCGGTTGCTGCGCAATATGATCGGATCATCGAGGCCCTCGCGGACAAGCTCCCCAAGGTCGCCGACCACCTGGAAGAAGCCCGGGCGGACCTGCTGGCGTTCACTGCGTTTCCCAAGCAGATCTGGCGCCAGATCTGGAGCAACAACCCCCAGGAACGCCTCAACAAGGAGATCCGCCGACGCACCGACGTCGTCGGCATCTTCCCCGACCGAAACGCTCTGATCCGCCTCGTCGGCGCCGTCCTGGCCGAACAACACGACGAATGGGCAGAATCGCGGCGCTACCTCGGCCTCGACGTCCTCAGCAAATCACGCACCGTCAACGACACACCGACAGAACAGGAGGCCACCCCAGCGGCACTGACCGCCTGA
- a CDS encoding tyrosine-type recombinase/integrase: MSRRNTMLPEHDYAPTPETPAQIYAAYLVHLQRRDRGNTAYAQAARSFLRRWPRVQSWADIPLDEQLAANCSTRPFVTFLMVSRRLQPGYDYLVHRKLSSLWHELTDSCLQPDLDQFISAALELGFTERVASAIGSQIIARLLIQTGRPLTGLRESDLQELLHACHVRQERTGRGAKHYRSTTHSARQILFHLGILDTQARPAVTALTLEQRMVDVPVALRPAFVAYLNRKYATCVPKTVSSLATRLAHFGRYLAAADPSLTSLNQLDRRRHIEPFITSLTTATNSVTGEPITVADRIRRIHAVGNFLAEITEWGWDDAPPRRLIFRTDLPRPPRCLPRYLPVDSDRKLTAALAKSPYRLAADALLVQRACGLRIGELLDLELDCIHEIPGQGSWLKVPLGKLNSERMIPVDDEVLTLVDRITTTRSSGRPMIHPRTGAPADFLFTHHGKRLSQNAVREELNRAAQAASLGHITPHQLRHTYATALINAGVSLQALMALLGHVSTQMSLRYAHLFDHTVRTEYERALDLAKSHIGALPKTAVGLPITDITGTGWKDTPAIKSRLAGGYCLRAPAQGSCPYANICEHCPSFHTDSTHLAVLAAQRIDAQDLAADAEKRGWIDEAERHHNLVSRLDALITGSASA; encoded by the coding sequence ATGTCAAGGCGGAATACGATGCTGCCCGAACACGATTACGCTCCCACACCTGAAACACCGGCGCAGATCTACGCCGCCTACCTGGTGCACCTACAACGCCGGGACCGCGGCAACACCGCCTACGCCCAGGCCGCCCGATCGTTCCTGCGGCGCTGGCCCCGAGTCCAGTCATGGGCCGACATCCCACTCGATGAGCAGCTGGCGGCGAACTGCTCGACACGCCCATTCGTCACCTTCTTGATGGTCAGCCGACGGTTGCAACCGGGCTACGACTACCTCGTTCACCGCAAGCTGTCGAGTCTGTGGCATGAGCTGACCGACAGTTGCCTGCAACCCGACCTCGATCAGTTCATCAGCGCAGCACTGGAACTGGGTTTCACCGAACGGGTCGCCTCGGCCATCGGCTCGCAGATCATCGCCCGGCTGCTGATCCAGACCGGCCGCCCCTTGACCGGCCTGCGGGAAAGCGACCTGCAGGAGTTGCTGCACGCCTGCCATGTTCGCCAAGAACGTACCGGACGCGGCGCCAAGCACTATCGCAGCACCACCCACAGTGCCCGCCAGATTCTGTTCCACCTCGGCATTCTTGATACACAGGCACGGCCGGCGGTCACTGCGTTGACCCTCGAGCAGCGGATGGTCGACGTTCCTGTCGCGCTGCGACCGGCGTTCGTGGCCTACCTGAACCGCAAATACGCCACCTGCGTGCCCAAAACGGTCAGTTCCCTGGCCACCCGATTGGCCCATTTCGGCCGGTACCTCGCCGCCGCCGACCCCAGCTTGACCTCCCTGAACCAACTGGACCGCCGCAGGCACATCGAACCGTTCATCACCTCGCTGACCACAGCCACCAACAGCGTCACCGGTGAGCCGATCACCGTCGCAGACCGGATCAGACGCATCCACGCGGTGGGAAACTTCCTAGCCGAGATCACCGAATGGGGATGGGACGACGCGCCACCGCGGCGCCTGATCTTCCGCACCGACCTGCCACGGCCACCCCGCTGCCTGCCCCGATACCTGCCCGTCGACTCCGACCGCAAACTCACTGCCGCACTGGCAAAATCACCCTACCGACTGGCCGCTGACGCACTGCTGGTGCAGCGAGCATGCGGACTGCGCATCGGTGAACTGCTCGACCTCGAACTCGACTGCATCCACGAGATCCCCGGCCAAGGATCCTGGCTCAAAGTTCCCCTCGGCAAGCTCAACTCCGAACGCATGATCCCCGTCGACGACGAGGTCCTCACCCTCGTGGACCGGATCACCACAACCCGCTCATCGGGCCGACCGATGATCCACCCCCGCACCGGAGCCCCAGCCGACTTCCTGTTCACCCACCACGGAAAACGACTCTCCCAGAACGCAGTACGTGAAGAATTGAACCGGGCAGCACAGGCCGCCAGCCTGGGACACATCACACCGCACCAACTGCGACACACCTACGCCACCGCGCTGATCAACGCCGGAGTCTCCCTGCAAGCACTCATGGCATTACTCGGCCACGTCTCCACCCAGATGAGCCTGCGCTACGCCCACCTCTTCGACCACACCGTACGCACCGAATACGAACGCGCCCTGGATCTGGCGAAGAGCCATATCGGAGCGCTGCCGAAAACCGCAGTCGGGCTGCCCATCACCGACATCACCGGCACCGGATGGAAGGACACACCGGCCATCAAATCCCGCCTCGCCGGCGGATACTGCCTACGCGCACCCGCGCAAGGATCCTGCCCCTACGCCAACATCTGCGAACACTGCCCAAGCTTTCACACCGACTCCACCCACCTGGCCGTCCTCGCCGCCCAACGCATCGACGCCCAAGATCTGGCAGCAGACGCAGAAAAACGAGGATGGATCGACGAAGCAGAGCGCCACCACAACCTCGTCTCCCGACTCGACGCACTCATCACCGGATCGGCATCCGCATGA